In one Rutidosis leptorrhynchoides isolate AG116_Rl617_1_P2 chromosome 8, CSIRO_AGI_Rlap_v1, whole genome shotgun sequence genomic region, the following are encoded:
- the LOC139863472 gene encoding uncharacterized protein — translation MELIFPANSGNGDSPVTIKRKTPSELRGDQLKPKRTKDLEDESLVPNLDSVRYTDAHVDDLFSSSKNSIFRKVPYEVKTVTKNVTADHTDSVENSSASIKFAGQQQSAGLKDSYTSIKKCSGSTFRSVTELSSKGEKLTSFAIDMDEALKGLAPAKSSDENVDPELKFCSDFRVPGPNIPLDFTLKTSIRVSTSYSVNWFHRLMNCGTLDGICQLNPKTKQNSSTTTLYSWVHPQCSLPTSVITALTSSMKGEGKMDLLNQRQLAWETAFRSLYVMLRRNILNIFYVCTEQFVAMFTSGNGSIERTGVCNAFLSQSTRTLRLLLKEQDVCFIMPLRNSNVDQEAAEDILELTEMERYYLGMSNVSTVDNSPESLLAFNGNNNVHGLYDFLLNYRFLLTSLTSYDVPLLYSPLPFQNAALSAPEIKCKGVGRIENLPVPLNESSSTIEPNQGSNSIYNSIEIKDAYLTPWVIRSLCDALESNGGDFESSFVTEPMSIGLNVALDTVCQRSENEAAVSDENSIGNHALFGIKNTILSPQLTRAFITCLKYHDRSYTASLSPV, via the exons ATGGAGCTAATATTTCCTGCCAATTCTGGCAACGGTGATTCTCCAGTCACCATCAAAAGGAAAACACCTTCCGAATTAAGA GGTGATCAATTGAAGCCGAAGCGAACTAAGGATCTTGAAGATGAATCCTTGGTACCAAATCTTGATTCCGTGCG ATACACTGATGCTCATGTGGATGATTTGTTTTCCAGTAGTAAAAACAGCATATTTCGTAAGGTGCCGTATGAAGTAAAAACTGTGACT AAGAACGTTACTGCTGACCATACTGACAGTGTGGAGAACTCTTCTGCTTCTATAAAGTTTGCAGGGCAACAACAATCTGCAGG TCTGAAGGATTCATATACTTCAATTAAAAAATGCAGTGGAAGTACATTTCGTAGCGTTACAGAGCTATCTTCAAAGGGTGAAAAGTTAACAAGCTTTGCAATCGATATG GATGAAGCCTTAAAAGGGCTTGCACCTGCAAAGTCTTCTGACGAGAATGTTGATCCTGAATTGAAGTTTTGCTCAGATTTTCGTGTTCCTGGGCCAAATATTCCGTTGGATTTCACTTTGAAAACTAGCATAAGAGTGTCGACTTCATACTCAGTCAACTG GTTTCATAGGCTGATGAATTGTGGTACACTTGATGGTATTTGTCAGTTAAATCCTAAAACAAAGCAAAATTCGAGTACAACAACATTATACTCTTGGGTGCATCCACAGTGTTCTTTACCCACTTCGGTTATAACAGCACTAACTTCATCTATGAAAGGGGAAG GAAAAATGGATTTGTTGAACCAACGTCAATTGGCATGGGAGACTGCGTTCCGTAGCCTTTATGTCATGTTGCGGAGGAACATTTTAAACATCTTTTATG TATGCACTGAACAGTTTGTGGCAATGTTCACCAGTGGTAACGGGTCGATAGAAAGGACAGGCGTGTGCAATGCGTTTTTATCCCAGTCAACAAGAACCCTAAGGTTACTGTTAAAAGAACAA GATGTTTGTTTCATCATGCCTCTACGCAATTCTAACGTGGACCAAGAGGCTGCAGAAGACATATTGGAGCTCACAGAAATGGAAAGATATTATTTGGGAATG AGTAATGTGTCAACTGTGGATAATAGCCCAGAATCGTTACTGGCCTTCAATGGTAATAATAATGTACATGGGCTATATGATTTTCTGCTCAACTATAG GTTTCTGTTAACATCTCTGACTAGTTATGATGTTCCATTATTGTATTCGCCACTACCATTTCAAAATGCTGCACTTTCTGCACCAGAG atCAAATGCAAGGGGGTCGGGAGAATCGAAAACTTGCCTGTTCCACTAAACGAGTCTTCCTCTACAATTGAGCCTAATCAGGGTTCAAATTCAATATATAACAGTATCGAAATCAAGGATGCATATCTTACACCATGGGTGATAAGAAGTCTATGTGATGCACTCGAATCTAATGGTGGTGATTTTGAGTCAAG TTTCGTGACAGAACCCATGTCGATCGGTCTGAACGTTGCTCTTGATACGGTTTGCCAGAGGAGCGAAAATGAAGCGGCTGTATCAGATGAAAATTCGATTGGAAACCATGCATTGTTTGGCATCAAAAATaccattctttctcctcaattaaCCCGTGCGTTTATAACGTGCCTGAAATATCATGATAGGTCTTACACGGCTTCTCTTTCACCAGTTTGA
- the LOC139863474 gene encoding phenylacetaldehyde reductase-like: MPSVSCPHAHMMFRQKFDRRLYASKSDAGLLAVTCAMLVDVSKLALRWNKPNKLILRAYYFQNNQIISFERSVCICLYEDRNRVGHLLRFDGAKERLHLFKANLRKDGSFDAAVEGCVGVFHTDSPYYYEVTDPQAQLIDPAVKGMLNVLGSCSKALSVKRVVVTSSFATVAYNGRPRTPEVVVDETWFSDSVVCEREKMWCALAKTLAEDAAWKFAKENDLDIVTINPAMVIGPMLQTYLDISDDAMNSIAQLCDGSQTYPNASLGWVNVKDVANAHILAFKNPSARGRYCLVERVVHYSEIVEILRNKYRFRKFPDKCEDDKPFVPTYQVSKEKVKSLGINNTTSLEQSIMETVESLYVESYIWVPS, translated from the exons ATGCCCTCAGTCTCATGCCCTCACGCTCACATGATGTTCCGTCAAAAATTCGACCGACGCTTGTATGCGTCAAAAAGTGACGCTGGGTTATTAGCCGTCACTTGTGCCATGTTGGTTGACGTATCAAAACTGGCGCTGCGATGGAATAAGCCTAATAAGTTAATATTAAGGGCTTATTACTTTCAAAATAACCAGATAATCAGCTTTGAAAGGAGTGTTTGTATTTGCTTATATG AGGACCGTAATAGAGTGGGCCATTTGCTTAGATTTGATGGAGCAAAGGAAAGGCTTCATTTGTTTAAAGCGAACCTGCGTAAAGATGGCTCCTTTGATgctgcagttgaaggttgtgtagGTGTTTTCCATACAGATTCTCCTTACTACTATGAAGTCACTGATCCACAG GCACAGTTGATTGATCCTGCAGTGAAAGGAATGCTGAATGTGCTTGGTTCATGTTCAAAGGCGTTATCAGTTAAAAGAGTGGTTGTGACGTCGTCTTTTGCGACAGTTGCTTACAATGGCAGGCCTAGGACTCCTGAAGTTGTAGTCGATGAGACTTGGTTTTCTGATTCAGTTGTTTGTGAGAGAGAAAAG ATGTGGTGTGCGCTAGCCAAAACTTTGGCCGAGGATGCTGCATGGAAATTTGCAAAAGAAAACGATTTGGATATAGTAACCATAAACCCAGCAATGGTGATTGGTCCTATGTTACAGACATATCTTGACATCAGTGATGATGCAATGAATTCTATCGCACAACTATGCGACG GGTCACAAACATATCCAAATGCTAGCCTTGGGTGGGTTAATGTTAAGGATGTCGCAAATGCACACATCTTAGCTTTCAAGAATCCTTCAGCAAGAGGAAGATATTGTTTGGTAGAAAGAGTTGTTCACTACTCAGAAATAGTTGAGATATTACGCAACAAATATCGTTTCCGTAAATTTCCGGACAA GTGTGAAGATGACAAACCATTTGTTCCCACATATCAAGTGTCAAAGGAAAAGGTTAAGAGCTTGGGCATAAACAACACCACTTCTCTTGAACAAAGCATCATGGAAACTGTGGAGAGCTTATACGTCGAAAGTTATATATGGGTCCCATCTTAA
- the LOC139862634 gene encoding myosin-binding protein 7-like, with product MDFESEQATAIKWCECGSNCCTAKLDSSFWLRTVKRKLDERDAKDVLFIPGLSDRDVARIDIGNEYAVLREMVNGQQETIQELYIELDEERNAASSAANEAMSMILRLQSEKAEVQMEFRQFKRFSEEKMAHDQQEIMELEDYYLYKREQSIEALVCEVHAYKHRMLSYGFTESEADGENGELIQKDSYSYPPLKCNLIEHHTDKVIIGNSPYGSEEDLVSDMKKVESVLEFGDDMSDRIYTVDSFHNLASFDNDRKVNLGA from the coding sequence ATGGATTTTGAAAGTGAGCAAGCTACTGCAATTAAATGGTGTGAATGTGGAAGTAATTGCTGTACTGCGAAACTCGATTCGAGTTTCTGGCTTCGCACCGTGAAGCGAAAACTCGACGAACGAGACGCCAAAGATGTATTGTTCATACCTGGTCTATCAGATCGTGATGTAGCTCGCATAGATATAGGAAATGAATATGCTGTATTGCGAGAGATGGTCAACGGTCAACAAGAAACGATTCAGGAGTTATATATTGAATTGGACGAAGAGAGAAACGCGGCTTCCTCAGCTGCAAATGAGGCTATGTCGATGATATTGCGGTTACAGAGTGAGAAAGCTGAAGTTCAGATGGAATTTCGTCAATTTAAGCGGTTTTCTGAAGAGAAGATGGCTCACGATCAACAGGAGATTATGGAATTAGAGGATTATTATTTGTATAAAAGGGAGCAGAGTATAGAAGCGTTGGTTTGTGAAGTACACGCTTATAAACATAGAATGTTGAGTTACGGTTTTACAGAATCTGAAGCAGATGGAGAAAACGGTGAATTAATACAGAAAGATAGTTACAGTTACCCTCCTTTGAAATGTAACTTGATTGAACATCATACTGATAAGGTCATTATTGGTAATTCACCTTATGGTAGTGAAGAAGATTTGGTGTCTGATATGAAGAAGGTGGAAAGTGTGTTGGAATTTGGAGATGACATGAGTGACAGGATATATACTGTTGACTCGTTTCATAATCTGGCATCATTTGATAACGATCGTAAAGTTAATCTTGGTGCGTAG